ggagtaaaaaataatttcaaaaatgaagacaagtgaatttttcCCCAAAGAAAATAAGATTGTCCTCGTTAAATAGACAGGATTCACAAATATCCCAACACGCAATTCAACATCCATGAAAGCTTGAGCAGCTAACTACGACATCTCCAAGCTTTCATGCTCGTGGCATGGAAAATGATACTTAAACAAGTAAAGAATCTCATCAATCGATCAAGGATACTTACCTCACCATCCCAAGATATTATTCTAACTAATATCTTCGGAATTATTCTTTCCTCATCCATCATATGGAAGACACATCTTGGCCAATTGGAAGTCGTCACATATAGAGTAGAAGCCTACTATGGCTGGCCACCTTCCTATAAATACTTAATCTCTACTAGTTTTTTGTAAGTTTTACGCTACGCATACACTCACTCTTTTTAAAGATACTGACTTAGGCATCAGAGATCTATTAGTCAATCTCCCCATCTAGCACGTGTGGCTTAGTCATTGATTGAATGTGTTTATTAGTTCATAAGTGTAAATTCGTCCAGATTAAAGACGATAGATCTTTACTGCCACACATTAATGGTATTCGAGAAGCAATGCTACGTAGACTTACATTCGAGAAGCAATGCTTAATTATTGCACTATCTGAACTTCCATGCTTATTTAAACTTATACCTTTTTAGTGACAATTTATTCTGTTGGTCCGACGGGTGTTGAGCTCTTAGGTTGGAAGCAAGTTCGAGAAAAGCAATACGATTTGGCAAATTCCCACCGTCGAGCATGTAGCCACATCTCTATCACGCATACATTAAATGGGGCTTTGTTGGTCCACCTTCAACAATAATTCTCAATTATTCTAATCTCGTTCATTAATTAATGCggtgtttaatttaaaacttgaaaatccACACATGCCATTTTCCATCAATCACCACCCTTCTACGTTTATACAATTTAAGGGTCCACAACGTGCCGCCGAATGAAATTGAGGCtttaatccaaaattaattaGTAATGTGGGAAATAATCTAACAAATTAATGAgtaattttattgaattgtgtGAAGCACATGTGATTTTCAGACTTTATACGTGGATAAATTAATTATGATACCGTAAATAGCGTTGATGTTCTATTCCAAAATCAAATGACAAGAGAATAACATAACACTTAACTTTTAAATGTGGTACAACTCCTCACAACCTGCTAAGTGCAAGAACACTTCAAAGTTGTAATACATATATTCTCCTTGCAAGTTGCAATCAAAGCATAGTTTATAGTTTCAATGATATTACTCGTACGACAAATATTTATCGCGTGTTAAAAAAGTATATAACATGTTTAATAAATAGTTGTCGTGTAATGTCTTTAATTACACGAGAGTATCTTTCATTGGTGGCAGCCAGCAAGCAGCATCGTAACATGGCTTGCAAGAATCAAACAAGTATATATTAAATATCGTAACGTAAATGAACTCAAGTTACTTTATTTTCTTGATCATTAGATTAATAATTAGGTTAAGTAGGATTAAGAGAGATGCTTCATTTCATGGACAACTTTATCCCTTTATTCTCTTTTTGTTGATGACGTGGAGTCGTGTTCGTCCTTTGGGCGGGTAGGATAGGATGCCGTAATCTCTGACGCCTAGTTTGTTTGTTAATGAAAAACAAGGATTCAAAGGGAGCTTTGTTGAGAGTGACCTAATTATGTTTTAttaatcattattattattgtttgtaaattaattatttttattattttaatttttaaaaattaggtGGGTTATTGAAACTTTATTCTGTCTTTGACCTTTCCTGTTGAAAACCCTATCAAAGCTCCGTATTATAGTTTAAAGTTTTAAACTCCCTCTCTATGTCTTTTGCTGACCGAAGCTTCCAAATATATCCGTCAAATTATTTTTTGTGGATTAAtatatcattaattttaatcatATGCTTCTTAATTTTCGGATTGAGAGCTCCGTCAGCGTTAATCACCCGCTAAAAACTCATAGCGAATAATTCAATGGGGTAGGAATCAAGGAATTGAACCTAGATAAAGCCTGAACACTACCAAAAAGctctaatgaaaaaaattacatttaATCGACAACTGTAATACTTTACGCGTTTACGAAAGAGTGAGGTGGTTATTGATTTCGTCCTTTGTTTAGGCAAATATATGAAGCTTGTGATGGTGATGTTAATTGTGCGTATGGTATGGGTTGCAAGCATTTGGACTTTTGAGTTGAAGAATACCAAACCAGTAcaaatatgaaaaggaaaagagaaaagagatttGGACAGCCACCATTTTTGTCGGAGGCTGCTTGTACGGTTGTACCAGATGAAGAAGTAAGCTGCCCAGTTTCCTTCTCTGGGGATAATTATAAATATTTGTTCAATTAATTTCctcataatttatttattattacgATTTTGTATCATTTATTTGATATAAAAAGcatttttttgaataaattagaacgtaaaataagaaagtttaattAGACCTAGTCTTAGCATCTCCAGAAGAAATTTGCTTTAAGGACAAAACTGCATCCATCCTTGCAACCAAGTTGAATACGATGAAGTAAAATATATGATTTTAAGAGTAATTTTTTCGGTCGATATTAAAAATTGTCACATATTGTTATTATCTTattcaaattatatatatttttcgttAATCCCCCTCAAGATGACGCATACGTTGTTATTATTCTAtttgaattatatatatatattttttaattttttatattaatggGACCTAGAAATGGTACTAATAACGAGTGGGTTCCATTTATATacacaaatttattttacaccATATATAAGACAAATTAATTCATTTTAACTATTTGAAAGTTCATGTAATTTTGCATATGCATAGGTGGCACTTGAATAAAATTCACTATTTACTATTAATTAATGAAGTAATGACACGTGTGAGTTAGGAATATTTTGTCTGATTTATTTGCACTCAAATTTAAATACTTcttatgaattaaaataaattagaatataattttataaaaaaattcaaacttttagTAGGTTGTGGTACTTTTTGTAGGGAGACCATCAATGCACTCTTTCATATTTATATGCAATTAGACCCCTCTTTACTCTATCTAATTGGTTTAGAAAATGCCTCACTTAGGGAAATAATCATGTGATGTACGGAGCACGACACCTGCTTGGTGTTGGAAAGTCGGATCGAGAAGTGTTATGAACCATGAATGGCTGCAATGGAAAATAATATTGACATCTTTAGTAAGGTCAAATTAAGCACTGCTCAACTCCTCAAGTTAATAAAATATGCTCATTGTCAAATCGACAAGTAACAATTCAACTTGAAAGACGATTTCAGAACCAAGAACATCCTGTTGAATTTGATCGAAAAGTAATAAATCAAGCATGAAAATTGATTGTAAAATGAAAGAAATGATCCAATATTgtacaagaaaaaaaacatattaaatTATCCGaggaaaaaattaaaagttaccGGTCACTAAAAGCCGCGATGAAGAGGCAATTTTTACAGTTTTACGGAGTTGATTATACGCGAACACATTGCTGAGCTGGACTCCGACAAATTTAGCCCAAAACGAAGCgcagagaggagagagggggggggggagagagagaagatgcTCACATTTCCAATCGTCTCCCCCCACACGTGACACGTAGCAAGCAAAGCCATTACGCACATTACATTTTGGACCTTCTGATTGGCCAGCGGCAGAGAACCGGTGCGCTGACGTGGGACAGGTCGCTTTCACAAGGAGCTCACCAGAAAAAAGGAAGTGGGTAGTAGTGATGGCCTAATCACTTCGTGACAAGCCTTGATTAAAGTGCCCTTTTGTTCTCGCCCCTGCTTTCTCACACTTTTACGCTTCTGCCACTGTTGTCGTctaaggccccgtttgggattgaggtgattttaaaaaaagccactgtgaaaaaaagctgagggtcatttttgtgtttggtaaactgaaaaaaaatggcttattttggaagctgctgtgagaataagctgaaaatcaaaggaaaagctgaagctgctatttgctgctttgaaaaaaagccagttttttcaaagcacacggagctacagtgctcctttaatgaaaagacacactatcatcctgattttttttccaaaagcactttcacaaaaaagtttaccaaacactctactggctttatttcacagccgcttattctcacagcacagccgcttattctcacagcagctttttttcaaagtacagcaataccaaaccagccctaaccACCTCCCATAGCTTATCTTCTTCGTTGACAATTTAGCCCTTGCATTTTGGTTGTATTTGCTTCCATGCCTGGTTGCTGGTCCaacttttgtttcttgtttgtttgtttgttgcttCCTGTTAGGCATGTAGGGATTGGTAACATCTACACATGTACACAAAACTCTCTCAAAACTCTCTTTGTCATTGGTGGGGTTGGTTTTAACTTTACTTTTAACATTTTCTTTTAACTTATTAGCTTTTTTTACGGATAAAAGTTTAAGATGAGATTGGTTACTCACCATCATCACCAATGCATGCCCACAATTTCAAGCCGAAAGGACTCGAATCTTGGTAGAGTGACACATAAGGCAGTTACCTTATTAGCTTTGCTTTCAATGTAACGAGCTTGAGTTTTTGAGTTGAGGCACCATACAAATCATAATAAGATGGATCTTAAACCGGTTAACCAGTGAACCAGTCGAAATCGAGTTGAAAAAACACTAAAGATTGGTTTTTCTCTAGATAAGCTTAATTATTGGATTTTGTCACGTATATACCAAACCAAACTAACTCAGTTATATTATATAGTTGAAATTAGAGGTGGAGTTAGCCGAATCAGACATTTACCCACTCCAACGTTTGGTTACAAATCAATGTGTTCTTATatggcacaaaaaaaaaaaaaaattacggaCATGAAGCATGAAGCAAATGAAACACGGCTTCGTCTGTTGTCTTCTACACTTTTTTCTTTCGTATTTTCATGATTTTCGTTCCAAACTCTTATAgtataaaaatagaacaaagaACCTATCAACACCAATCCATAATCCGAAAACAGAgaataaaaaaaccctaagcCTGCAACCAAACATTGGTTTAGATTCCAGAACAAAAACAGGGAATGGAATAGGATAGAAGATAGCACAATGGCACCTCCCACAAGTTCCTATCATTGGCCCTTGTATCTTTTACCAACTCTTTTGACTATTGGTCCTCCAAATGCAATTTTGGAAAAGTATGGGGCATCTAATGCCATTTGGTACAAAGCACCTAAGGCAAAGATGTCAAAGAATGAAATTAGACCCCCATGCAAAGGGTACTTTTGTCATCGAAAAGTACAGCCTTACAAACGAATAGAGTTAACGAATTGGCGCCCATAGCGTGTAGAATTTGTCGACTGGGGCATTTGATGGATATGGATGTGAACGCCATAGGAAAGTTGGAGAAATAATGCAGCTACTTCTGCTTCAGTGGGAGTGTACCTCTACTGCCATTCGTTTCTAAACATCGAGTAGTTTTCCGCGGCACCGAAACACGATTACGtgatattattattttacttaaaactgatttgtgaaTTTGATTTTTACCATAAATATGTATTATCGATCAATTTTATTACGACAAGGTGTATCTACGGTTCACCAAGATTTCTTCTGAATATATTTATCCATCTTTCCACgtaaacaaatttatataattatttggttttgtttttgttttattaaaatattttaatttctcCTGGGTGGATGTTTTGAATGGAGATAATGGGCTGTGCTAGCAGACATTTCTACCACCATattcttccaatattttctctCACAGATTCTTCCTCCTAATTCTTAATGTCCATGAATCATCCAAACTTGCtggcttcttgttcttcttccacTCCCAAAGTTGCTACTTCCACCATTATCTTCATTCCTTGTAGTGCTATCAGTACTTCTTCTCTGCATAGATCTTTGCAGCTGGGTGTGCTCAATAGTCAAACGTTAACAAACAAACCACACATGCTCGAACTGGgtttggtttgatttcaggAATTTAAGGACTCCCTCCTTAACTAGGATTTTCCTCTGTTGGTTTGATTACCAAAGTTGGAATCTTTGCTGTcgcatttgcttgttttgggtttgggttGGTGGCTGAAGAGGATAATCAAATCAAACTCTTGTTAGAATTTAGAAAAAAACAGACAGAATCTTGGGATTCTGTTGTTCTTTGGAAGTGCTGTTAGTAAATTTATTGTCTTTTCCTGATTTTGGGTGTCGTGTTTTTGGTTCCTGCGCACCCAAAATTGAAGTTATTTGGGTGTGTAGATAAGATAACTTCTTCCCACACCCACCACACCACACACATCGTCCCCAGAATCCCAAAATCTTCCTGGTTGCAGTGAATTCAAGGTCGGTGGGTTTGTTCTTCCAAGCTTGGAATTTTTTACTTCTAAATGTTGGGTTTTGCTGGACAGTTCCTGTTGATTTGATAGCTGGTGtctcctcctccctctccccctctctctctctctctctctctctctctctctctctctctcttcattctttctctctctagaattcaTTTGACCTCTTGGCACTGTTTGTGGTTAACTTGCTTGGTTTACTGCTGTGGTGGATGAGTTTATTCCATGTATTTGGGTTCGGTTTAAAGGTGGGGCATCTGCTTTGGATGCTATGTTGCTGGATTGTATCTTTAATTTCCATGAACTGGTACCTCACTGGTGGGATTGTGACAGACACCAAGGTAGGTTTGCTTGGTGAAGCTGCCAATATGTGCCTCAAATGGTGGGAGAAAATCCCAATGAACATCAGCAAGATCCGCCACCATTACTACCAGTATATCGGGTCGAAGAGAGTCCGAAAAACGTGGTGGAGGAGGCTTTTGTTTTCGTGGGTGGTTGGGTGGACAATTGGGAGCCTCTGGATCTTGTGGTACATGAGCTCACAGGCCAGTGAGAAGAGGAAGGAGACTCTTGCAAGTATGTGTGATGAGAGGGCGAGGATGTTGCAGGATCAGTTTAATGTCAGCATGAACCATATCCAGGCCATGTCGATACTGATCTCAACATTCCACCACGGAAAGTATCCATCGGCCATTGATCAGGTAAAGAGATCATCTGTCAACGTTGAGCAATTTAGGATGGTAAATATGTTGGAATTGATTTGTGTCATTGGTGCTTTTGATGTGTATAGGCTAATTGGTGTTTTATGTCGCTCAGATTGATATTAATTGAGGGTACTTAATGAGTACCTACCTGTCTGTTAATTACCTGGTTTGCTAGTTGATGCATTTTGTTCATGTGGGGATTTGCTTTAAATTCGAAGAATTGTGTACCGGTTTCTCAACCGGTGTTAATTTGATATGTTTAGCTTAATTTAATTTCAGATATTAGCTATGATGCTTGTTATCTAGTTGATGGAACATCCTAACTTTCGAGCCTGCAGAAAACTTTTGCGCGGTACACTGAAAGAACTGCTTTCGAGAGACCCCTCACAAGTGGCGTGGCATATGCTGTAAGGGTGCTCCACTCGGAAAAGGAACAATTTGAGAAGCAACAGGGCTGGACTATCAAGAGAATGGATACCCTCGAACAGAACCAGGTTCATAAGAATGACTATGCCCCAGAGGCCTTGGAACCTTCCCCAGTTCAGGAAGAATATGCTCCTGTTATCTTTGCACAGGATACCGTTAGACATGTCATCTCTTTTGATATGCTGACCGGAAAGGTATTTCCTTATCTAGTTTCTTTCGTCAACTTGTCACAATTCATTTAATAACCATACTGGTAGATCCAGTCGAATTCTATTATCTTAATTAAGCAGCATGTTAATTAATAGTTGTCTAGCATCTTTTACTTTTACTTTGCAGTCCTGATGTATCCAAAATTTAGATGATAGTACCTTtatattagaaatttagaaagcTCTTGACATTGTCTCATGCTATCTAGAAAAATTTGGTTTCCTGATTTGCAATCCTCACTCGTGAAGTTTCGTTCATTTGCGTTTCAACAGGAAGATCGACAAAACGTGTTGCGTGCAAGAGAATCGGGAAAGGGGGTTCTTACTGCTCCTTTTCGGCTGCTTAAAACAAACAGACTTGGAGTAATACTGACATTTGCTGTCTACAAAAGAGATCTGCCCTCAAATGCAACTCCAAACGAAAGAATTCAGGCGACTGATGGGTATGCTTTCTTCGAATGAGAACATGTTATTAATAAAAGCATAATACAAGTCTTCTGCTGATAAAAAGCATGTCCACGTTCCTTTATGGTATCATCAAGGCCTTGAAGGGATATCAGCAGACATAATTGCTTTGCTGGACTCATAACACTCAGAGTGGTTATACTTTAGAAGAAGGTTTTTAATCCTGTTGTTTCTGCCAACCAGGTATCTCGGTGGAATCTTTCATATTGAGTCACTAGTGGAGAAGTTACTTCAACAACTCGCTAGCAAGCAAACCATCCTTGTGGACGTGTATGATACTACCAATCAGTCGCATCCAATCAGCATGTACGGTTCAAATGTTTCAGATGATGGATTGCAGCACGTCAGCTCCTTGAGTTTTGGAGATCCCTTAAGGAACCATGAGATGCGGTGCAGGTAACTACTAAGTCTTGTGCCTTGTACTTTTTAGAGTTGTGCTTCTATGTTATATAGGCCTCTCCTTGGTCTCTGGTAATGGGACGAGACTAGGAAATGTTATGTTTGTATTTCTTATTCTGATCACACTGTTTCTGAGGGACCTAGGCATCTAGAAAGTCTTGTAGAACTGTATTCAGAAGCCGAGTTTCTTCTTTATGCAGGTTCAAACAGAAGCCACCTTGGCCGTGGTTAGCCATTACAACTTCTATTGGGATCCTTGTGATTGCATTGCTTGTTGGCTACATTTTCCATGCAACTGTAAATAGGATTGCCAAAGTGGAGGATGATTTCCATAAGATGATGGAACTCAAGAAACAGGCCGAGGCAGCTGATGTTGCCAAATCTCAGGTACTTTCTGACTTTTGTTAACGCAGGAAAACTTTCTTTGGAATTGTACTATGCTTGTGCCTAATCAGATCTTAATCCTCTGTAGTTTCTTGCAACTGTTTCACACGAGATCAGAACCCCAATGAATGGTGTCCTAGGTGAGTTTGCGAGACTGCTGCTGTTATTTGTTTAAAATCATGTCCCGGCATTGCTCAAGATTTTAGAGCAAAACTACAGCCAAAAGAAAGCTTGCTGAACTTTGACAATCCTGTCCCTTTTCAGGAATGTTACACATGCTAATGGACACAAACCTGGATGTTACTCAACTAGATTATGTCCGAACTGCCCAGGGAAGTGGAAAAGCTCTAgtctcacttataaatgaggTATTGGACCAGGCAAAGATTGAATCTGGTAAGCTGGAGCTTGAGGCAGTGCGTTTTGATCTGCGAGCTATTCTGGATGATGTTTTGTCACTCTTTTCGGGGAAGTCTCAACAAAAAGGAGTAGAGGTAAATAGTGTTTCTACCCCCACTACTTCCCCAGAGCAAAAAACATTTTCCACTGTTTTATGTATGGTTTTCTGCTCCAAGTTTTCGTTGTCTAATAACTGaacttttgaaattttcatgACCAAATTTTTGGGGAGAGCAGTTGGCAGTATACATCTCAGATCAGGTTCCTGATATGCTTATTGGTGATCCCGGACGGTTTAGGCAGATTATCACTAATCTCATGGGGAATTCAATCAAAGTAAGTGTCCAGTGGGTTCTCAACTATTTGTTATACAGAGTAAAATCATGAGAGTGGATAAATGTACCCctgcatatatttatgtatcAAACCGTATATTAGGCTTTGTTAAATACGGGAAATTAATTCTATTTAAGCCATGTTGTCCGCGTTCTGTATAAAATGGCAATGACATTGTTTATTTTATATACAGTTCACAGAGAAAGGACACATCTTTGTGACGGTTCATCTTGTCGAGGAGCTGATCGGCTCAATAGGCGTTGAGACCGAATCATCATCCAAGAACACTTTGAGTGGTTTCCCCGTTGCAGATAAACACCGCAGTTGGGGAGGATTTAGGTGTTTCGGTCAAGATGGATCTGCAAGCCGTTTTTCATCCTCATCTGACCTCATCAATATTATTGTATCTGTTGAGGACACAGGAGTAGGAATCCCTCTAGAAGCCCAATCTCGTGTTTTCACTCCTTTTATGCAGGTGGGACCATCCATCTCACGTACACATGGAGGCACAGGAATTGGACTAAGCATAAGCAAGTGTTTGGTTGGCCTCATGAAAGGGGAAATCGGGTTTGTTAGCATTCCGAAGATTGGTTCCACATTTACATTTACTGCTGTTTTCACCAATGCCAGCTCCAGTTCAAATGAGTTAACCATCGAGCAAATCAACAGCCAGTCAAATGCTGCATCCTCAGAATTTAATGGCATGACGGCATTAGTAGTGGACCAAAGACCTGTTAGGGCCAAGATGTCAAGTTATCATATCGAACGGCTTGGAATTCGTGTTGAAGTAGTTTCTGATTTGAATCAGGGTTTAGCTAGCATAAGCTGTGGGAGTACAACTATCAATATGGTCCTTGTTGAACAGGAAGTCTGGAATAAAGATTCTGGAACTTCAGCTCTCTTTGTCAGTAATTTACGGAAAATTGATGGACGGGTTCCTCCAAAACTGTTCATTCTTGCCAATTCTAGTAGCTCATGCAGAATAAGCTCTGCAACTTCAGGTGTCTCTACCCCAACCGTTATCATGAAACCGCTCAGGGCAAGCATGCTCGCTGCCTCACTGCAAAGAGCCATGGGAGTTGGTAACAAGGGAAATCTCCGGAATGGGGAGCTCCCAAGTTTGTCTCTCCGCAATCTTCTGCTCGGAAGGAAAATTCTTATTATAGATGATAATAATGTGAATCTCAGAGTAGCTGCCGGTGCTTTGAAAAAGTATGGGGCAGAGGTGATCTGTGCAGACAGTGGTAAAAAGGCAATCTCACTGCTTACGCCGCCCCACCATTTTGATGCCTGCTTCATGGATATCCAGATGCCAGAGATGGATGGGTGAGTGATGCTTTTAGTTTTGGAAGCTTTCAATTTGAAAACCTCACTGAAATGTCAGAGAACttaacatttaaaaataatatttaatccGTGAGGCTTACTTCTTAGCAAGTTCAGTTTTTGCAAGTCGTCTTATATTGAAGGTAGCCATGTGTAGTTCATTTATAAAATCTCTCTTTCGGTTGTATACATGGcctttttttggtaattttgatCCATTTGAGCTATCCTGGATTAATTTTGTCACTACATTTATAAGTTTCATTTCTTCCCCCCCACAGGTTTGAAGCTACAAGGAGAATACGTGACTTAGAACGCAATATCAGCAACAGTATTCAAGCATGGCATGTACCCATTCTGGCCATGACTGCTGATGTAATTCAGGCAACCCATGAGGAATGCACAAAGTGCGGAATGGATGGATATGTTTCAAAACCATTCGAAGCTGAACAGCTTTATCGCGAAGTTTCACGTTTTTTCCAATCTACTACAACTGGAAACGCGTAGTGAGGACTTGAATTGATGAGTTGCTGATGGCATCAGCACACCGTTTCTCCAAGTCACTGTAAATGCATTCAGAATTTTCCTCGGAGTAAGTTTTTATTGACGAAGATTTAGTTTGCGCGCTCCAATGCTCCATATATTTTCATTGTGGAACATTAGAAGAAAATGTACGAAAATTTGATGAAATCATCGCGAGTGCCATCAGGAACTGACAACACACTGCCCATTGGCTAATTTTTTCAGGAGAACATTTCTTTTGTCACACAGAGTGTATATAGGAGCCCTGCTCGATTACTTGTCATCCAAGTCAGTTTTCTTTTCCcttgtatttatttttgtgaGCCAGATATCAAAGCCGGTTCATTCTCCTTGTAAAGTTGATCCATCTCCAAGCTTCTTCCACTGAAATCGGTAGCCTGGAATTTTGAGTTCCGGTTGAAGCTCGAGAGAACCGACAACGTTGAAGCTCTGGGTTTGGATTCCGATTCGGATTCTGAATGTAATAATAGAAGCTCGCATCGTTGAAGATATGTCACACTTCTTAGCATCTGTGTATTATGTAGAGATTGATTTGGCAGGAAGGAGGAAGTTGTAGCTTTTCCTGGGAAGCTGTTGGAGGATGCACGTTGTAAATGACAACCTCAATAAAGATTTGTAGTCggacattttttctttttagattTGATGTAACCATACAATGTTGATAATTTGAGAAAGTCGATTATTATTGTCCGAGTCTATTGCAGATATCGAACTTCTGACATATGTATGCCAAGCCCTAAGAAATAGAAATATTCTCTTATCAAACAATGACGAGCCCTAATAACATGCTCTTTTTAGTAGAAGTACATGGTTTGTTGAatggaaatatttttttatcaaacaacaGCGATTCCTAGATACAAAGATAAGGGCACTTAGTTGGAATGATTAGtttttagggaattttaacgtaaagcttctgatactattcatttgaTTGTATTAAAATCCTACTTCTCTTTTACTCTCATATTCTTCAATATCAAGTTGCGCGTTTATTTCTGCACCGAAACATAAAAATTCTCTCTTCTTCAATATTGCTGGTAtgaaagaaatatttttttgtagAATTATCGTAAAAACTAGTAACGCATCccactacaaaaaaaattagctCGAATGTGtagaataaaaaacaaaaacaataataacAACCAGCGTTATAGTCACGCGGCAATACTTTTGGATTAGGAttgataattaaaaaattatgataattataatttGACCCCGCAAAACTGAAATAATtgaaatacaaatatatataaaaaactaGCCACTCGGTCGCAAGTTGTCTCTACTCGCTCCGTCTCCTCCCACCGCCTTGTTTTGCAGCAGTCCCTTCTAACAAATTTCACGGTCGAGTCTCCTCTGCGGCGTGGCGTTCAGGTGCGGCGGCGATGGATCCAGACGCACTTTCCAAGGCCTTCGTTGAGCACTACTACACGTTGTTCGACGCCAACCGCGCGGCCTTGGCGAATCTGTACCAGGAAAGCTCGATGTTGACCTTCGAGGGTCAGAAGATCCAAGGGTCACAAAGCATCGTGGCCAAGCTCACCAGCCTCCCTTTCCAGCAGTGTCAGCACAGCATCACCACCGTCGATTGCCAGCCCTCTGGCCCCGCCGGCGGCATGCTCGTCTTCGTCAGCGGCAATCTCCAGCTCTCCGGTGAACAGCACGCTCTCAAGTTCAGCCAGGTCTGATATTGCTTACCTCGTCTTTGTTTAAATCTTTTGCGGCgattttagggttttagatGTGACTCATTTGCTGATCTGCTGCTAAATCGGCGTGCGATTGGTGGTTGTTGTGACGATTTGATTGTCGTTGCGTTTCTGCTGTTGCTATAAGTAGGATTATGAGTTTTCTAGGGTATGATTTTAGTGATTTTAGCCTCTGTGATCGAGGTTTAGTCCCCGATCTACTCAAAACTCGAGTATGCAAATCCGATATTGGAACTGCCATCGTTGATTGACTGTATTGGGTATGATTTATCAGGTGTTT
The nucleotide sequence above comes from Malus sylvestris chromosome 16, drMalSylv7.2, whole genome shotgun sequence. Encoded proteins:
- the LOC126606801 gene encoding nuclear transport factor 2B — its product is MDPDALSKAFVEHYYTLFDANRAALANLYQESSMLTFEGQKIQGSQSIVAKLTSLPFQQCQHSITTVDCQPSGPAGGMLVFVSGNLQLSGEQHALKFSQMFHLMPTQQGSFYVLNDIFRLNYA
- the LOC126606799 gene encoding histidine kinase 3-like; this encodes MSLFHVFGFGLKVGHLLWMLCCWIVSLISMNWYLTGGIVTDTKVGLLGEAANMCLKWWEKIPMNISKIRHHYYQYIGSKRVRKTWWRRLLFSWVVGWTIGSLWILWYMSSQASEKRKETLASMCDERARMLQDQFNVSMNHIQAMSILISTFHHGKYPSAIDQKTFARYTERTAFERPLTSGVAYAVRVLHSEKEQFEKQQGWTIKRMDTLEQNQVHKNDYAPEALEPSPVQEEYAPVIFAQDTVRHVISFDMLTGKEDRQNVLRARESGKGVLTAPFRLLKTNRLGVILTFAVYKRDLPSNATPNERIQATDGYLGGIFHIESLVEKLLQQLASKQTILVDVYDTTNQSHPISMYGSNVSDDGLQHVSSLSFGDPLRNHEMRCRFKQKPPWPWLAITTSIGILVIALLVGYIFHATVNRIAKVEDDFHKMMELKKQAEAADVAKSQFLATVSHEIRTPMNGVLGMLHMLMDTNLDVTQLDYVRTAQGSGKALVSLINEVLDQAKIESGKLELEAVRFDLRAILDDVLSLFSGKSQQKGVELAVYISDQVPDMLIGDPGRFRQIITNLMGNSIKFTEKGHIFVTVHLVEELIGSIGVETESSSKNTLSGFPVADKHRSWGGFRCFGQDGSASRFSSSSDLINIIVSVEDTGVGIPLEAQSRVFTPFMQVGPSISRTHGGTGIGLSISKCLVGLMKGEIGFVSIPKIGSTFTFTAVFTNASSSSNELTIEQINSQSNAASSEFNGMTALVVDQRPVRAKMSSYHIERLGIRVEVVSDLNQGLASISCGSTTINMVLVEQEVWNKDSGTSALFVSNLRKIDGRVPPKLFILANSSSSCRISSATSGVSTPTVIMKPLRASMLAASLQRAMGVGNKGNLRNGELPSLSLRNLLLGRKILIIDDNNVNLRVAAGALKKYGAEVICADSGKKAISLLTPPHHFDACFMDIQMPEMDGFEATRRIRDLERNISNSIQAWHVPILAMTADVIQATHEECTKCGMDGYVSKPFEAEQLYREVSRFFQSTTTGNA